In Macadamia integrifolia cultivar HAES 741 chromosome 1, SCU_Mint_v3, whole genome shotgun sequence, a single window of DNA contains:
- the LOC122067929 gene encoding uncharacterized protein LOC122067929 produces MSRTNKVKQEGFFSLSHLIREKGLLRDSRSVQVNEQLVMFLHTVGHNVKNRVIAHKFGHSGETVSRYFNIVLGAIIKLYPILLKPPSVAVHHRITNNEGRFYPYFKDCIGAIDGSHIPAWVHLSDHPRFRDRKGDISQNILAACDFDMKYTYILSGWEGSASDARILDNALHRDGDGKLVLPREDEEVEEASTSTLSTSHQVNNDVEDDSSDGEDHVLENGDWDLFREQIADHMWADWVAADLSNSD; encoded by the exons ATGTCGAGAACAAATAAGGTTAAGCAAGAGGGCTTTTTTAGTTTAAGTCATTTGATTAGGGAGAAGGGTCTACTGAGGGATAGCAGATCTGTGCAAGTGAATGAACAACTAGTTATGTTTCTACATACAGTAGGACACAATGTTAAAAATCGCGTCATTGCACACAAGTTTGGACATTCTGGTGAGACTGTAAGTAGGTACTTTAACATTGTATTAGGagcaatcattaaattgtacCCGATACTATTGAAACCTCCAAGTGTTGCAGTGCATCATCGGAtaacaaataatgaaggaagattttacccttatttcaagGACTGCATCGGAGCCATAGATGGGTCCCATATCCCTGCGTGGGTGCATTTAAGCGACCATCCGAGGTTCCGTGATAGGAAGGGTGATATTTCCCAGAATATTCTTGCTGCCTGtgactttgacatgaaatatacTTACATTCTTTCTGGTTGGGAAGGATCAGCATCAGATGCTCGAATCTTAGACAATGCATTACATAGAGACGGCGACGGAAAATTGGTGCTGCCACGAG aggatgaagaggttgaagaagctAGTACTAGTACATTGTCCACCTCTCACCAAGTAAACaatgatgttgaagatgatagttCTGATGGCGAGGATCATGTGCTGGAGAATGGTGATTGGGATCTATTTCGAGAACAAATTGCTGACCATATGTGGGCTGATTGGGTTGCAGCCGATTTGTCCAACTCAGATTGA
- the LOC122067833 gene encoding fatty acyl-CoA reductase 3-like translates to MELSGIVESLEQKTILVTGSTGFLAKLFVEKVLRVQPNVKRLFLLLRASDTNSALQRLHDEVIGKEVFKVLRDKYGDGLDSYISEKLIPVAGDIGSENLGVVDYSLREEMCREIDIIFNSAALTDFDERYDHALSTNTLGAKHVLDFAKQCPKLKMLLHVSTAYVAGEKGGLILENPFLMGETLNGTTGLDIEQEMKLVQERLNQLGAEEVTQKAQTLAMKDLGLERFGNISHLFYVSLSVFEFTTLFIIQSRPFS, encoded by the exons atgGAATTAAGTGGTATTGTGGAATCTCTTGAGCAAAAGACCATCTTAGTAACCGGTTCTACTGGTTTTCTAGCAAAAT TGTTTGTTGAGAAAGTTCTCAGAGTTCAGCCTAATGTTAAAAgactcttccttcttctaagaGCATCAGATACCAATTCAGCTCTACAAAGGCTACATGATGAG gTGATAGGGAAGGAAGTGTTTAAGGTTCTAAGGGATAAATATGGTGATGGTTTAGATTCATACATATCGGAAAAGCTAATTCCGGTCGCCGGAGATATTGGTAGTGAGAATTTAGGAGTGGTAGATTACAGTTTGAGAGAAGAAATGTGCAGAGAAATTGACATAATCTTCAACTCCGCCGCCTTGACGGATTTTGATGAAAG aTATGATCATGCATTGAGTACTAATACCTTAGGAGCCAAGCATGTGTTGGACTTTGCAAAGCAATGTCCTAAGTTAAAGATGCTTCTCCATGTATCCACTG CTTATGTTGCTGGAGAGAAAGGAGGACTCATACTAGAGAATCCATTTCTTATGGGGGAAACACTCAATGGAACCACTGGATTAGATATAGAACAAGAGATGAAGTTGGTACAAGAAAGATTGAATCAACTTGGGGCTGAAGAAGTGACTCAAAAAGCACAAACACTTGCCATGAAAGATTTGGGACTAGAAAGGTTTGGGAATATATCACACCTTTTTTATGTGTCCCTTAGTGTATTTGAATTTACTACATTATTCATCATCCAGTCAAGGCCATTTTCTTAG